Proteins encoded in a region of the Vitis riparia cultivar Riparia Gloire de Montpellier isolate 1030 chromosome 7, EGFV_Vit.rip_1.0, whole genome shotgun sequence genome:
- the LOC117918333 gene encoding uncharacterized protein LOC117918333 isoform X3 yields MALPQFGLHTSVRVCSDCFNDSSRLGKVDPVASLDGINSVVDSVATLNINPNVDLKTGEPTAVHNPVSGISDCKCGMPLCICEAPAAPVETVPLQRKTIAISTTHLNPKPKKTDCNLKNRGSTSNSKHGLASNLGQVSNSSLDKPQMDYDANGEGLREAIKNSDTAAVKKLLSQGVDANYCDKQGLSVLHLVESLSPQPPPHNAALFNQTDIAFILMESGASLEHKNAQGETPLDCAPATLQYKMRKKMEEGGQKG; encoded by the exons ATTGGGAAAAGTTGATCCAGTGGCCTCTTTAGATGGGATTAATTCTGTTGTGGATTCAGTTGCAACACTGAACATCAATCCAAATGTAGATCTGAAGACTGGTGAACCAACTGCAGTGCATAACCCTGTTTCAGGCATTTCAGATTGCAAGTGTGGGATGCCTTTATGCATTTGTGAAGCTCCAGCTGCACCTGTAGAGACAGTTCCCTTGCAG AGGAAAACTATTGCCATCTCTACCACTCATTTGAacccaaaaccaaaaaagacTGACTGCAATCTGAAGAATAGAGGTTCCACTTCAAACAGCAAGCATGG GTTGGCTTCCAATCTTGGGCAGGTAAGCAACAGTAGTTTGGATAAACCTCAGATGGATTATGATGCTAATGGGGAG GGTTTAAGAGAAGCTATCAAAAATAGTGACACTGCTGCAGTCAAGAAGCTTCTGAGTCAG GGTGTTGATGCAAATTACTGTGACAAGCAAGGATTGTCCGTGCTACATCTGGTAGAATCTCTCTCACCCCAACCACCCCCCCACAAT GCGGCACTCTTTAATCAAACTGATATAGCTTTTATTCTCATGGAATCTGGAGCAAGTCTGGAGCACAAGAATGCACAGG GAGAAACACCACTGGATTGTGCTCCTGCTACGCTGCAATACAAGATGCGGAAGAAGATGGAAGAAGGTGGGCAGAAGGGCTAA